The genomic segment ACATTAAGCTGTGGTGAGTACATGACCTTCTCCTTCTATTCTTGTTTGATGAATTCCCCATTAATTAATGAAAATTTTTCAATACTATTCTCTAATGTAAAATCCAATAGTTCATTTCAAAGAATTGCATTTTCTTGTTTTTCAGCTGTTCACCTTTTTGGTTTTGTAACTGGATTTTTGGGAACGAATAGTGAACAAGCATCATCAAATGGCAAAATTGATGTTTCATAAGTTTTAATTTTTTTAGAAATAGCAATTATTTCTTCTTTGTCATGTGTTAATACGGGTCTTAAGATTGGTATGTCACTAACACAATTTATTACATCAATACTGTTAATAGTTTGTGACGCAACTTGACCTAAACTTTCACCAGTAATCAATGATTGATGACCTTCTTTTAAACTTAATTTATTTGCTATTCTTATAAACATTCTTCTCATAATAGTTATTTTGTAGCTTTGTTGTGGAATATGTTGAAGTTCTTGAAGTAACATTGAAAAATTACATACATAAAGTTTAAAATTTTTTGAATTAAACTTAGAAACTATCTTTGCTAACTCAAAAACTTTTTCAAGTGCATCTGGTGTTGTGTGTGGTGGAGTCATAAAGTGAATAAAATCAACTTCCATTCCCCTTTTCATTGTTAAAAAAGAAGACACAGGAGAATCAATTCCACCGCTTAAAAGAGATAAAGCTTTTCCACTAACACCTACAGGTAACCCTTTAAGGCCTTCAATTCTTTCTGAAAATACGTGTGCTGCATCATTTTTTATAAGTATTTCTATTTTTAAATCTGGATTTTTTACATCAACAATTAAATCACCAGCTGCTTTTAAAATCATAGGAGCTAGTTCTAATTTAAGATCAGCACTAGACATAGGAAAACTCTTATCTTTTCTTGCTATTTCTAACTTAAATCTTTTTTTATCAGAACTATTAACTATTTTTAACACTACTTTAAAAATTTCTTGAATATTTTTATCACACTTTTCTATTACAGAAAATGAATAAATACCAAAAACGTTTTTTAATTTATCTATTATTTCATTAACAAGTAAATCATCAACATCTAAAACCAATGAATTATTATCCTTAATGTACTTTATTTTGTCTTTTTCAAAAGAACTTAGTTGATTTTTAATGTTGCTAATAAGCTGTGATATAAAAATGTGTTTATTATTACCTTTTAAAGTTAACTCTCCATATCTTATTAAAATACTTTTCATATTCGCTTGTTACCTTCTAATATGCTATTGCGGTTTTATTTTTTTGTTTAATATTTCTTAAGAATGCAATATTTTTATTCAAACATTCCTTGTACTTTGCAGCTTCGAATGCTTGAATAGATTTTTCTATTTCTTCATCAAAAGATTTTATGCCGCTAAATCTTGCAGAATAAGCTAATGACATTTCAGCTAATTTTGCAATATAAACTCACTGTGCCATTTCAGTTTTTGTTTTAGCGATTGTTGAATTGTATTCATCTAGTATTTCTGAAAAATCATCTATATTTTTTTGAGAAGCAAAAACTTCATTATCATTTTTTAAAATATTTTCACATTCCTGAAGTTTAGAAAAATAAGTTTGAATAAAAGGGGTAAAACGTTTCAATTCATCTATTTTTGGGTTTTTAGCCAAAATGAGCTCTGTTGCTAAAAGCATTTTTTTAAAGCTAATTATTTTTGACTCTAATTCAATTTTGAAATCATCTAAGCTTTTCATTGATATTCGTATAGCAACTAGTTCATTAAGAATAATTTTTGAGTTTTCATATATTTCCTTTATTTCCTGACCTTTTTTCTTATGATTTGTTGCATACTGTTGTTCTTTTGACTTAACTGGTTCTGTGAATATATCAAGTGCTTTATTTCTTATATTTTCAAAACTTCTTTTAATTGAATCAATTTTTCTTTTTTGTTGAACTATTTTTATACCGAATTTAGCATTGAAATCGACCATTTCAATGCTTTTCAAGATATCAGAGTTACATTGGTTAAAAACATTTTCTAAGTGTGAATAGTTTGATTTTATAAAGTTTTTGATCAACATTTCGTATTGAAGATTAGACTCATGTTTTTTGATTTGTTCTATCATTCTAAAGCAACGCTTATAAGCTTCATCTATTTTTAACGAGTAGATATCAATTTTTGCATTTTTTATGAAATTTATATAAGAATTTTCTAAAGCAATAAAAGCATTTAAATTTTTCTCTTTTTCTTTATTACTTAAGTTTATAGACTGAATCTCGTTTAATATTTTTTGTAATCTTTCTCTTATTTCGTGATCTACCATGTTTATTATTTTATCTGTGCTATCAATAAACTGTGTTATTTCTCCAAGAAGAGAGCTAACTGCTTTTAAATTTTCAACAGCATTTGAATATTTAGCTGCTTTTATGAAAGATAAAGAATTACTCAAACCTATTTTTAAAGAATATAATTTACTTTCTTTTAAAGATTGCACTCTTCATATTTCTGCAGATTTTGCATCTTTTTTTTGATTTTTATCATTCAAGATTTCAACTATAGTGTTTGCCATATCATTTATTTTTACAAATCAATTTCTAGTTATAGTTTGAAGTTCTAAAATTTCTTGAGCATTTAATACTGTTTCTTTTGCATCCAAATTCAATAATTCTATTTTTGAATTCAAATCTTTTGCTTTTAAAAAGTTCGAAAAAAGAGGCCATGATCTGCTTGAATTTGAATCTAAAAATAATGTTGTTTGCTTACATAAAGATATAAACCTTTCCCCGTACATTTCATAATAATTTCTAAATAATATATTAAAACTATCTTCAATATTTTTATTAGTTCTATTTTTAGTAGCAACTGTATTGACACTAACCAATCACTTAGTAACAGGAATGTAATCTATTTTTTCTAAAGTTTGAGAGTTTTTATAAGTATATTCTATTGTTTTTTTGTAAATTATGAACCAAGCTAGAGTTATTGACATACCTATTAAAGAAATGACGATCAAAACTAAACTTAATGTATTTATTGTTAGATTTTCTGATTTTAAATTCATTTAGTTTCTACCTTCATCTTTCTTTAGTTTTTATTTATTTAAATTATATCAATTTTTGTTATTTTTCAGAGTCTTAAAAACTATAAAAATACATAAAAATACATAAAAGCATCAAATTGAACAAAAAATGTTTATAATATTTAAAGTTATTGTTTATATTCTGCATAATGAATATTCACTAAATTCTGTTTAACAACAATTAAAAAAGTAACTCTTTGCAGTAAGGGCGAATCGTTAAACTGGTTAGTGGGGAATTTATTAAAGATTATTTTTAATAACGCTTACATTTTTAAAAAGGAGAAAGTATGTCAAGATATACAGGATCAACATTTAAAAAAGCAAGAAGATATGGTTTTTCAATTCTTGAAAACGGTAAAGAATTTAGCAAAGGTAAAAAAAGAGTTACTACACCAGGACAACACGGAAAAGATAAAACCCGTTTAAAGATTTCTGGTTATGGTGCTCAATTGCAAGAAAAACAAAAAGTTAAATTCATGTATGGTATGACTGAAAGGCAATTTAGAAACACATTTGCTAGAGCAAAAAAAGTTCATGGAGGGATTCTTGGTACTAACTTCTTAGTTTTACTAGAATCAAGATTAGACAATATTGTTTATAGACTTGGTTTTGCAATGACAAGACAAGCCGCAAGACAATTAGTTAATCATGGACATATTTTAGTTAATAGCAAAAAAATTGATATTCCTTCATACCAATTAAAACCTGGAGATAAAGTTGAAGTTAAAGAAGCTACAAAGAAAAATGAAAAAGTTTCTGAAGCATTACAAAACAACGCATCAACTGTAGAATTTGTTAAAGTTGACAAAAACGCAGTTAAAGGTGAATTCTCAAGATTACCAGAACGTCAAGAATTAAATGCTGAAATCAATGATGCTTTAATTGTTGAATGATACAACCGTTTAATTAAATAATTTGATTAAACAAAATTAAAAAGAGCTCTTTCGAGCTCTTTTTTGTTTTTTTTGATTGAGAGAAAAAATAAAATGTTAATTTGATAGTAAAAGTGTAATAATGTTTTTTAAATTTGAGCTTTTCAGTTTTCTGTAAAGCGGTATACAATGTATACCTATCTATTATTATAAATAAATAATTCCAAAAAACAATAATTTATTTGGAAAAAATATTTTTGTTATATTATTGTTAAAACAAAATAACTTTTTTTGCCTTTTTTGATTATAATTTTATTTTCGAATATAGGATTAATATCAGCTATTAAAAGATCTTCTTTAACAAGAACAACGTTATTATAGCTTATTGCTTTTGAAGCAATAAACTCTCGCAACTCTCTTTTTGATTGAACTGCTTTAACTTTAATAAGCGAATCTGCAAGAGATTCATTTTTTTTAACTTCTATCGAGTTCATTGATTTAATTGCTAATTCAATTAAGTTTTTATCCAAATCAAAAATGTTTCCTTTAAAAAAGCCTTCAGTTAATAATTTAGCTTGGTCTAATTTTTCCTGTCCATGCACAAAATTAGTCAAACTTTCAGCTAGAGCTTTTTGCACATGTCTATTTTTAGGTTCATTTTTGTGGGTTTCAATTAATTTCTTTATTTCATTTTCATTGTAAAAAGTTAAAAACTTAATAAAATTTTGTGAATCTTCATCTGTTTGATTCAATCAAAATTGGTAAAAATTATAAACACTTGTTTTATTTTCATCTAGCCAAATTGCCCCAGAGGATGTTTTCCCAAACTTAGTCCCGTCTGCTTTTAG from the Entomoplasma ellychniae genome contains:
- the rpsD gene encoding 30S ribosomal protein S4, whose amino-acid sequence is MSRYTGSTFKKARRYGFSILENGKEFSKGKKRVTTPGQHGKDKTRLKISGYGAQLQEKQKVKFMYGMTERQFRNTFARAKKVHGGILGTNFLVLLESRLDNIVYRLGFAMTRQAARQLVNHGHILVNSKKIDIPSYQLKPGDKVEVKEATKKNEKVSEALQNNASTVEFVKVDKNAVKGEFSRLPERQELNAEINDALIVEWYNRLIK
- the thiI gene encoding tRNA uracil 4-sulfurtransferase ThiI; this encodes MKSILIRYGELTLKGNNKHIFISQLISNIKNQLSSFEKDKIKYIKDNNSLVLDVDDLLVNEIIDKLKNVFGIYSFSVIEKCDKNIQEIFKVVLKIVNSSDKKRFKLEIARKDKSFPMSSADLKLELAPMILKAAGDLIVDVKNPDLKIEILIKNDAAHVFSERIEGLKGLPVGVSGKALSLLSGGIDSPVSSFLTMKRGMEVDFIHFMTPPHTTPDALEKVFELAKIVSKFNSKNFKLYVCNFSMLLQELQHIPQQSYKITIMRRMFIRIANKLSLKEGHQSLITGESLGQVASQTINSIDVINCVSDIPILRPVLTHDKEEIIAISKKIKTYETSILPFDDACSLFVPKNPVTKPKRWTAEKQENAILWNELLDFTLENSIEKFSLINGEFIKQE